The Natator depressus isolate rNatDep1 chromosome 23, rNatDep2.hap1, whole genome shotgun sequence sequence CCAGGTTGAGGTCGGTGAACTCGTGCAGGTCGACGAAGGCGTGCAGCACCGCGATGTTAAAGTCctccctgcgggggggggggggccagggtCAGAGGCGAAATACCCTCCCCCACCTcggtctgtccccctccccatgaGACAGAACTCCCAGAGCTCCCCTCCCTGGCAGAGCCCAGTGGCTGCGCCCctacccacagcccccccccccccccccggctagtccctgatggccccccctcccctctcccacagctAGTCCCCAatggctcctcccccacccatctcCCCCCAGCTAGTCCCCAATGCCCCCCCCCGCTAGCCCCCaatggccccagcccttcccctctcccccagctagGCCCCaatggccccgccccctcacctcTCCCCCAGGTAGTCCCCGATGGCCGTCTTGTTGAGCCCCTCCCCCTTGTAGAGGAACCGGGCGATCTCCTCCGGCGTGTTGTGCAGCAGCTCATTCTCCACCAGGAACTGGATGCCCTGTGCCGAGGACCGAGCGAGCAGAGTCAGGTGCCCGACCGCACcccttggctcccagcccccaaccccaggCGTCACCTCCCCTTCCACCGGGGAAACTGACGCACATGGAGGGAAAGGGACGAGACACAgagctcaggagtcctggctcccagcccccgctgcttTGCccactggcccccactcccctcccagagctgtcatagaacccaggggtcctggctcccagccccctcccctcttaCCTTTTTAGGGTCCATGTTGAATTTCTTGCGGCCCATCCCCATCTTCCGGTTCCTCTGAAGGGTTTTGCTGTGGGTTGGATGGAGAAAAACCATAGGATTCAGCACTTGGAATAGCCCCAGCAGAGTACAAGTCCATGGCGGGACAGGGTCTTGGTATACGGGGGCCCAACACTGAGATGCGacccctctgggctgggacatgggggctgggtatacggggacccctcgcctggcGCTGGGACGCAGCCCCTCAGGATCAGCACATTCATTACCTGCCCTCATTCGCCTCCAGACCTTCCACCTCATTCATGGCCTCGCTCAGCTCATCCCGCAGCCGCTGGATTTCCACCAGCAGCTCTTGTTTCCGCCGCCGGATGTTCTCCAGCTCCAGCCGCTCCTCGGGGGTCAGGTCCGGGGGCACTGGGATGGAAACCAGAGGTTAGCCTGAGGCAGGAACCCCCTGCTCTAGGAGCGAGGGAGGAAGCGGGATGCATGTGAGTGTTTCTTGACTTTCATGTGACACCTGCAGGGTGAGGTGGGCAgaggggctgtttatacagggatcccctgCCCAGTGCAGAGACGCAGCTGCCatagggggcagatggggggcaTGGCCAGGGTGCCCTGCACTGCAGCTATTTCCTGCCCCCGCAGGGCCCATAGGGAGCGGTATTTTTACCAACATGGTTAGACCAGCGCAAAATCTGTGCACGTTCCAGGCCTTAGCTGTGGCATGAGGCTGGGAGCTCAGATTTAGTTGCCTTCCGATGTGACGTCCCAGGGCCTTCCAGGATACCAGCCCCGTCCCATTGTTTATTTGCAGTGCAGGATCACTgcaagccccagccccgggccccACGGCGCCAGGGGCTGTACACGGGTATGTATTATTTGGATCCTGTCGGCccctgggagctccagccccggaTCAGGCCCCACGGCGCCAGGAGCTGTACGGGGGTATGTATTAGTTGGATCCTGTCAGCCAGgggttgtacaaacacagaacaaaggcccctgccccaaggagcttccaaTTCATAAATGCTGCTAACAATCCGGGGGGCGGGCGAAGGAcaatgccggggggggggcaggggagtcaGTGGAGAGGGGTGGGCGGGCGGGGAGCAACTGGTAATGGTTCAGTCAGACACCACCCTCCCCATAGGGGAATAAATGGTTCAGCCcaaccctttcctccccccaaaaGGGAGCCCACTCTCCATTATGAGCATTGGTACAACCCAGCTCCTCCATCAGCAAGAGAATGGTATCACCCAAACACCCCGATAAAGGAGTGAATGGTTCAGCCCAACCCCCCCTCTTCATTCCCAGGAATGGCACAGCCCAACCCTCTCCTCATTCCCCCTCTGGGAGGGAATGGTTGagcccaaccccctcctcaaccCCTCCCACTCTCCATTATGGGAAGCAATGGTACAGCTCACGCCCCATAAGGAAAAGAATGGCACGGTCCAGCCCTACACTATAAGGGGGCAAGCTACCCATTCGGGGTGGGAATGGTTCAggccacccttccccccccttaaGGGGAGGAATGGTACGGCCCTGCCACCTCCCGACCAGCAAGAGAATGGTGCAGCCGAAACACCCCTACAAAGGCGGGAATGGTTCGGTTCAGCCcaacccagccccgcccccccgacaGCCAGCGCTGAATGGGCGGGGCCCCGCAATAGTACGGCCCGCCCGGAGAGTGGTACAGTCCCAGGCCCCTACCATAGACTCCGTCCTCCATGGCGCCCGCACCGGCCGCCGGGGCTGCTCCGGGCCCTCGGCTCGTCCCGTCTCTCCTGCCGCGGCGGCGGCTGCTTCCTCCTCCCGCAGCCGCCCGGCCCGGCACTGAGGAGAACGGCCCGCCTCCTTCCCCAGAACCAACCAATGGGGGAGCGGAATGCCAAGAAACCCGACCCCTTCCCGCTGGGGACAACCAATGGGAGGAGGCAACTCCCGTCTGAACCCGTCAGCTTGTAAGAATGATAGATAGAACAACCAATGGGCTCCAGAGGTTTGGTTAAACTCCGCCCCACTTCTGAGATTGAGATGTAGATCGACCAATGAGACCCCGCAACGAGTTCAACAGCCTGCCCCACTAGTTATTGACATTCAGACTGGCCAATCAATGCCTAATATCTAACAGGCACACCCTCTTGGTTAGATCGACAGCTCAAGCAGCCAATGGAAGTCCGAATAGTCATAACTCACTCACTTTGGCTGTCAATCACTATAAATGACAGACAAGCCAGCCAACAGGAGACCGAACCAGCCATTCACTGGCCTCCGCCCCTAACAGTGTCCAGATTGCGGACTCGAAAGAGAACAGTCTGTTACTAAGGGCCTAGTGGGGTCTTGGCCGTTGCTAAGGGCCTATCTTTATGAATAATTAATCAGCTTATCGTGAATATTAATGAGTCCCTTATTAATATTCAGCGTACAGGTggcatgagccctgccccccccgaccATCCAGGGACCCCGTCACCAGGGCAACCGGGTGCCCCGCCTGCGCCCCCCTGGCCCGGCCTCCCCGGCTACAcggacagagacagacacccccAGTGACACCCCAtagccccccctctgccccatagaAACCCCCAGTGACACCCCCTGAGCCGCCCCTCTGCCCCATAGACACCCCCCGTGACACCCCCatagcccccctctgccccatagaCACGCCCAGTGACACCCCCTGAGCCGCGCCTCTGCCCCATAGACACCCCCCGTGACACCTCTAtggcccccctctgccccatagaCACCCCCAGTGACACCCCatagcccccctctgccccatagaAACCCCCAGTGACACCCCTAtggcccccctctgccccatagaCACCCCCAGTGACACCCCCTGAGCCGCCCCTCTGCCCCATAGACACCCCCCATGACACCCCCTGAGCCGCCCCTCTGCCCCATAGACACCCCCCGTGACACCTCTAtggcccccctctgccccatagaCACCCCCAGTGACACCCCatagctcccctctgccccatagaCACCCCCACTGACACCCCTatagctcccctctgccccatagaCACCCCCAGTGACACCCCatagcccccctctgccccatagaCACCCCCAGTGACACCCCCTGAGCCGCCCCTCTTCCCCATAGACACCCCCAGTGACACCCCcagtgacaccccctccccccatagacACCCCCAGTGACACCCCCATAGCCACCTCCTCTGCCCCATAGACACCCCCAGTGACACCCatagctcccctctgccccatagaCACCCCCACTGACACCCCTAtagccccccctctgccccatagaCACCCCCAGTGACACCCCatagcccccctctgccccatagaCACCCCCAGTGACACCCCCAtagccccccctctgccccatagaAACCCCCAGTGACACCCCcagtgacaccccctccccccatagacACCCCCAGTGACACCCCCaatgacaccccctccccccatagacACCCCCAGTgacaccccctcccacctccgCTCCCTCTGCCCCATAGACACCCCCAGTGACACCCCCAtagcctccccctctgccccatagaCACCCTCAGTGACACCCCCAGTgacaccccctctgccccatagACACCCGCAGTGACACCCTCTCTGCCCCATAGACAACCCCAGTGACACCCCCatagctgccccctgccccatagaCACCCCAGTGACATCCCCTcccccatagccacccccatagccaccccctcctccatcctccaCCCCATAGACACCCCCATGGACACCCTCTCCTCTGACCCATAGACACACCCACAATaacaccccctccctcctctgccccatagccactccctctgccccatagacaccccttccctcctccacccgcTAGCCACCCCCATagacaccccctccctcctccaccctctcTGTCCCATAGAAACCCCCATAGTCACAGCCTCCCTACTCCACCCCATAGCCACCCCCTCTTCCCCATAGCCAGCCCCATaaccaccccctcctccctcctccaccccgtCTGCCCCATAGACACCCCCATGGACAGTCCCATAGACAGCCCTGCCATGTGCCCGTGAGGCCACCAGGGGGCGATCTGAGCTCACTTGCCGGGGTCTCTGCGGGCTCCAAGGGGACCAGCCGGGAACCTACCTTAGACCCAGGGGCCCCGTCTACCCCCTGGGCTGGGAAAATGGGGGTGAaacccccccccagctgcagccgCCCGTCCCTGAGCTATTCTGAGAAATGGCTAttttgtggggggaggcagagctcCCAGGGGTCTGAAAGGactcggggctgggggaggggggggcggggaggaccactggcagagctttggggtggggaagggctggcctAGAGGGGGGCTGTGGATCGGGAGTGAGGGACACCTCCAGGACTGGGGGGGTGGgactagcggggggctgtgggtcggcaGTGacgggcaccggcagagctggggggggcctagcggggggctgtgggtcgggagtgaagGGCACTGGCAGGCATCTGGCTGGCAGCCTGTGCCCCCATCGCCCTGCCAAGCCCCGTGTCCCTAATGACGAGGGAAGGACCAGGCTGGATGCCCAGGGATGGAAttagcagctggggctgggggaggctgggggaacaGCTGGCcgtgtcccccccccacacacacacacacactaatcccCATCTCTGATCTCCTGCCCTTGGGCTCAGGAGGGGCGGAGGGCTGGATTTGGACCGGGCCCCTTTCCCCGGGGTCACCCCTTGTTGCGGGATGGGCCGATCAGACAGcgccgcccctccctccatcccggCCCACCCGCATCCCATGACCCAAGATTAGGGGCACTCAAGGGGTTATTTTGGGCCTGCCCCTTATCGCCCGGACAAGGTGTGAGAGAGACGCCCGCGGCAGCGCCgggcaggggctggagtgggtgctgagcaccgaggtccccacaccctgccccatggacagcctgggctgggggagggggattggcccGGGCTGGGGGGATGgcgagggggggagtggaaggagccGGGCTGGGCGGTGTTAATAGGGCCCACTCTCCCCAGCTCGGAGGCCGGGATTAGTGATTGAAACTCTGTCAGCTTTAGCTgagctcccagccctcctccagcttccctgcatccctccatcatccctccttccctctctccctccctccatcatcCCTgcgtccctccctccatccctctatCAAACCTCTCTCCATCcatcatccctccatccctctgtcATCCCTCCCTCtatcatccctccatccctctgtccATCATCCCTCTatcattcctccctccctccctttatcATCCCTCTATCatccctccatctctccctccctccgtccaTCCCTCTatcatccctccctccatcatcCCTCTATCATTCCTCCCTCTATCACCTCTCCATCCCGCCCTCCCTCcgtccatccctccatccatccctctatCATTCCTCCCTCtatcatccctccatcccccctccatccGTCTGTCATCCCTCCTCCATCCCTCAACTCTCCCCAAACTTTCCAtcacccgccccccctcccccccccgggaatCTCTCTCTATTTCTAGTAAATGGTTTCTGCTACTGGTTATTTTGGGCATCTGAGTCCCGGCCAGGAACCACCtgaacagcccctgcccccccgctgcagggctggggagaggggggtccctggggtggggcttCCGGGGGGGCAGCATtggctgatggggtggggggaccctgTGGGGGCAGCGTTGGCTGACAGGGAAATGCAGGGGGGCAGCGTTGGGTGACAGGGTTTGGGGAGTCCCTGGGGGGTAGCATtggctgatggggtgggggggtccccgGCGGTCAGCATTagctgatggggtggggagggtccgGGGGGGGCAGTGACACCCACCAAACCCCATTCACCACCCAATAATCAGACGGAGCCAATTTCCCTCTCCAAATCCTCTTTATTTCTGTGTCGCCAGTTGTCGCTTTGGGGCCATGTGGGGGGACAGACAGGCAGACGGACGGACAGGCGGAGTCAGGATCTGCCCAGTCAAGCTGGGGCTGCTCCTTCCATCCCAGCCCCAACAACTAGCCCCCAAcgtctgcccctccagccccccaggaACGGACCCCCCCCAACAAACACCACCCAGGAACTgaaccctcccacaccccaaggaACTGACTCCCCCAAAACCCAGCTCGCCAGGAACAACCTCCCGCCCAACAACCAGGCCCCCAGGACCTTCCCAAAACCCAGCCCCGAGAAACTGCCCCCCAACACCCAGCCCCCTAGGAATGGACCCCCCAACAACCAACCCCGGGAactgcctccccagccccccaagaaCCGAACCCCCCTGACACCCAGCCCCCAGGaactgcctcccagccccccaagaACTGAACCCCCCTGACACCCAGCCCCCCAGGAActgcctcccagctccccaccaaGAACTGACCCCCAATAGCACCCAGGAGCCAACCTCCAACCCCCAAGggaactgccccccaccccttccaacaCCCAGAAACTGACTCCCCCAACCTCGCCTCCCCCCCCAGGAACTgacccccaaccccaacctcaCCTCCCCCCCAGGAACTGACCCCCAACCCTACGAGCCCCCTTCCCCGCAGGGGCCGTCCCATCACGTCTCCGTGGCCCCATGGCCGCCCGTGGccccgtcctcctcctcctcctccggctgCTGCTCGCGCAGGGCCAGCTCGTTGACATAGCAGAAGGAGGCGCGGGGGGGGCCGgctgggccggggccggggctctcctgccccagctcccggGCGCTGCAGCGGGGGGTGCCGGGCACCGGGGAGGTGCGGTGGAAGTGGTGGAAGTCGACCCGGTAGCGCCCGCGGCGGCAACGGGCCAGGACGGGGGCGAAGCggtggccccagggcagctcgcCGGGCAGGTAGGAGGTGCGGCACTGCGTGGTCATGGCCGTGGCCTCCACCATGCCTTCCAGGATGGCCACCAGCTCGAAGTCGGCCCGGGCCAGCTGGGCCGGCCCCAGCCCGTAGAAGGGGCTGGTGTCGTCGATCTGGTGCACCACGGTGAGGGGCGAGACCAGGAAGAGGCGGTCGGTGCCGCTGTCGAAGCCCACCTCCACGTCCCGCTGGTCCAGGGGCAGGAACTCGCCCTCGGGGGTCACGCGGGGCTGGGGGTTAGTGATGGGACGGAAGCGGGGagacccaacccccaccccatcagctccctgtCCTTGGCCACTGGAGCCGTATCCCTGCCCGCTTCggccccctgaccccactcccctcccagagccggggagagaacccaggagtcctggctcccagccccccctgctctaaccactagaccccactcccctcccagagtcagggagagaacccaggagtcctggctcccagccccctcctgctctaaccactagaccccactcccctcccagagccggggagagaacccaggcatcctggctcctagccccctcctgctctaaccactagaccccactcccctcccagagccggggagagaacccaggcgtcctggctcccagccccctcctgctccaaccattagaccccactcccctctcagagccagggagagaacccaggagtcctggctcccagccccccccccgctctaaccactaggccccactcccctccccgaccCCCGACCCCCCTGCGCCCGCCGGCCCCCACCTGCAGCAGCCAGGCGCGGACGTGGGCCCCCACCAGGTAGCTGCGGCACAGGTTGGTCACGCACCACATGAGGCTGAGCCGGCCGTGCCGCAGGGCCACCACGGCGCAGCGGCTGAAGAGCAGCGTCCGGTTGCGCTTCTTGGGCCTGGCCACCTTGGCCGCGGCGGCCCCCAGCAGGAAGGCGTCCAGCGGGCAGCCGGCCACGCACTGCAGCCCCACGGCCATCACGGCCGCCGGGCACGCCTCGGTCACGCCCCGCGAGCCGTAGCCGGTGGAGGTCTGGGTCTCCAGCGAGAGCAGGAAGGCGCCCAGCGGGCCGGTGACCTGGGTGAAGCggggcgggcgcggggcgggCGCGGGGCCCAGGTCGCCGTGCAGGGCGGCCACCAGCCAGCAGGCCAGGCCGAAGAGCAGCCAGGAGAGCACGAAGGCCAGGGAGAAGAGCAGGGCCAGCCAGCGCCAGCGGGCGTCCACACAGGTACCGCTGGCTCCTCTCCCCCGGGTTGACGAACTCCATGTTGCAGTGCCCGTCCTTCCTCACGAAGCGGCTGCGGCGGGGGGGGCccccgtcctcctcctcctcgtcccgCAGGGGCTCCGGCCCCATGGCCCGGgacgccccccccgccccggctcggCGCCTCCGCGGGCGCGGGGCGGTTAGCGGGAGACGGCGGCTCGGGGCGGCCCCGGGGTCCTGCCCggccaggagggggcgggggagagagagatggaggggcAGGGTTGAGGAGAGGGGGGTCGTGGGGCTCTGGGGGGCATGGCAGGTggccagggcaggggtgtggcatGGGGCACGGTGCTCCGCTCCCCCGGATCAGCCCCATCTATCCCGGTATCCTGCCCGccagacccatgggcccatctaccccggtatCCCGCCCCATCGCTGCCCCCCTGGATCAGTCCCCTGGGCCCATCTACCGCAGTGTCCTGCCCGCTCCGTGCCCCCTGGATTAGATCCACAGGGTCATCTACCCTGGtatcccaccccatccctgcccccctggATCAGCCACAcaggcccatctaccctggtatcCTGCCCCCCTGAATCTGGTCCACgggcccatctaccccagtatcctgccccttcccttgtcTAAGAGGGAATCACCAGACAGAGTTGGGGAGAGAGGTGTGGGATGGGCTTAAACAGGAGTTTGCGGGTGCACAGAATAGTCCCGGGGGGttctgggagctgtggagggaaAGAGGCCCCAGAAAAGGGAGGCGTTTTGagagacaccccctgccccaggacccCACGCTCAGGTCTGGCTTCCTAGGGCGTGTCTTCCCACAAAAGGCAAATTAATCCCCACCACCGCCATCACCAAGCAGGGACATGGTTCAGTATACCGTCCCCATTCTccacaaggggaaactgaggcagggatttgCCTAACACCATACAGCAAGGGAGCCagaggtgtcctggctcccagccccgcccccctccactgTCCTAACCCCACTCACCTCCCCAAGCTAGAGGTCAGGCCCAGGATATGACTCTGCAATGGGAgagtctccccccgccccccccagcagggacctGGAATTGCCCTGAGccattcccccgcccccgcccccacagccacCACCACCCCGTCCCGTCCCCCACAGTAGCTTTCGcgcagcagaggggagggggagggttgtaAGTGGCATTTCACAACAAAGTCAATATCTAATCTCTGGCAAGGgatccagcccctgccagccccctcccccagtcagtcagtcccctgccctggggtcagtgtcccctagaggagaaaggccccatgccccattccctgccccctgagccagccagtgcctgccctggggccggtACCCCGTATaggggaacataagaacggctatactgggtcagaccaaaggtccatctagcccagtatcctttctgatgacagtggccaatgccaggtgccccagagggaatgaacagaacagggaatcatcaagcgatccatcccctgtcacccattcccagcttctggcaaacagaggctagggacaccatccctgccaagcCTGGcatatagccattgatggacccatcctccatgaacttatctagctctttattgaaccctgttacagtct is a genomic window containing:
- the LOC141976286 gene encoding LOW QUALITY PROTEIN: ATP-sensitive inward rectifier potassium channel 14-like (The sequence of the model RefSeq protein was modified relative to this genomic sequence to represent the inferred CDS: inserted 2 bases in 1 codon), which produces MGPEPLRDEEEEDGGPPRRSRFVRKDGHCNMEFVNPGERSQRYXCVDARWRWLALLFSLAFVLSWLLFGLACWLVAALHGDLGPAPAPRPPRFTQVTGPLGAFLLSLETQTSTGYGSRGVTEACPAAVMAVGLQCVAGCPLDAFLLGAAAAKVARPKKRNRTLLFSRCAVVALRHGRLSLMWCVTNLCRSYLVGAHVRAWLLQPRVTPEGEFLPLDQRDVEVGFDSGTDRLFLVSPLTVVHQIDDTSPFYGLGPAQLARADFELVAILEGMVEATAMTTQCRTSYLPGELPWGHRFAPVLARCRRGRYRVDFHHFHRTSPVPGTPRCSARELGQESPGPGPAGPPRASFCYVNELALREQQPEEEEEDGATGGHGATET